Below is a genomic region from Helicobacter ibis.
AATAACTGCTAGAATCTTTGGAACAAATGTAAGTGTCATTTCGTTTATTTGAGTGGTAGCCTGGAATATGCTTATTAATAAACCAACAACTAGTCCTACAAGCAACATAGGTAACGATAATATTAATGTTATTTTGTAGGTTTCTATTGCTAGATTCATAAGCTGTGCTTCCATACCTTTCCTTTATTTGTCTAGTTCCCAAACCATTGATGCTTTGCCATCTCTTTCTTCTACTGCACACATTCCCATTATATTGTATCCACAATCAACATAATGAATCTCTCCAGTGACCGCACTTGATAGAGGAGATAATAAATACATAGCAGAGTTTCCAACTTCCTCTATGCTTACATTTTTTCTTAAAGGAGAATTTAGTTCATTCCATTTTAATATGAATCTAAAATCACCAATACCGCTTGCTGCTAGTGTTTTTATTGGTCCTGCTGAAATTGCATTTACTCTTATGCCTCTAGCTCCTAAATCATGTGCTAAATATCTCACACTAGATTCTAGTGCCGCTTTTGCAACCCCCATTACATTATAGTGTGCTACATGCTTTACACTTCCTAAGTAGCTTAGAGTTAAAATTGAAGCATTATCATTTAGTAGTGGCTCAAATTCCCTGCATAGCTCTATTAGAGAATACACAGATATCCCCATAGCTGTGTTGAATGCTTCCTTGCTTGTATTAAGAAAGCTACCATCTAGTGCATCTTTTGGTGCAAATGCTACGCTATGCACGATAAAGTCAAGTTTGCCGAAATCTTTTTGTATTTGTTGTCTTAGCTTCTCAAAATGTTCTTTTTTGCTTACATCTAGTTCATATACATATTTAGAATCCCCAATTTCTTCTGCTATTGGTCTTACTCTTTTTTCTAATTGTTCATTTAGGTATGTTAGAGCTATTGTTGCACCTTGCTCTTTGCATGCCTTTGTTATCCCATATGCTATTGATTTGTTATTAGCAACTCCTACTATAAGTCCCTTTTTGCCTTGCATTATCATTTAACACTCCTTAGAATTTTCCAAAATTTTACAAAAGCTTCCTAGTTCCCAGCTAGCACTGCCAACTAAGATTCCATCAACTCCACTTATGCTTAGTATATCTTTTGTATTATCTGGCTTTACGCTCCCTCCATAAAGAAGTGGAATCTTACCTAATTTTTGTTTTAATTTACTATGCACATTTTCTATATCACTGCAAGTTGCACTAACTCCAGTGCCTATCGCCCATATTGGCTCATAAGCGATAATCAATTTATCATAATTTATATCAATTCCTAAAAGTTCAGATTCTAAGAAGCTTAAAGTAGAATCTAGTCCATTTTGCTTGGTTTTTAGATTCTCTCCTATGCAGTATATTATGGTAAATCCATATTGTTTAAAAAAGTTAAATTTTTCAATGCAAATTTCTTGGCTTTCTTTTATAATCTCTCTTCTCTCACTATGTCCTATTAGAATTGTATTTATATTAAATTCTTGTAGTTGATTTAGCCCTATTTCTCCTGTAACTGACCCACTTTCTATTGGATAGGCATTTTGAGAGCCTATTGTTAGATTTTTGAAACTATCTTCTAGGAGTGCTGTATTAGGAGGGAATACAAAAACTCTATTGTTTGAATCTTGACTTAGAGATTCATCTAGTTTTGTTATGAATTCTTGTGTGCTTTTTCTTGTGTGATTAGTTTTAAAGTTGCTTGCTATTATTTTCATTTACTTCCTTTTTTAATAGCTCTAATATAGATATTTCTAAGTTTAATTCTCTTTTTATATCAAGAACTTTTTGTTCTAGTTTTGATATTTTATCCATATCTTTGCCTTTGAATTTTGCCTTTTGCAAGTCATATTCTTTATCTTCTAATTTATCCTTTAGTTTATTGATTGTTTTTTGTTGATTTTCTATTATATCTTTATCGTTACAATATTTTAGATGATTGTTTAGTGCTATTGTTAGCTTTTCTTTGGTGTATTTTAGATTTGATTGTTTTGCTATGCTTATTTTTTGTTCTATTATTTTGGTTTTTATATCACATAAATTTCCTGCATTAAGAGACAATAAAGACATTGTAAAAGTCATAACAATTTTATTCATGGTAAGTCCTCCTTTTATGTTTGTGCTAGATTTTGTAATTATATCAATATTTGGTGTTATAATGGTGTAAAAAGCAAGGTTGCGCCATGCAATACAATAAACTAATTGAAAGTGTAAAATTGATTTTTACATGGAATAAGAGTGATAGACTTTGGCAAATGCCATTTTTTGCTGGGCTTGGTGTTGGTATTATTTTGTTTATTGCGGGTTATTTTAATAGACCAGATTTAGGACTTGTAGCAATAATAGGCGCAAATATTTTTTTATATGTGCAAGATACGCCTATTTATCATAAAATGGTTGTTTGTTTTTGTTGTGCATTTGGTATGACTACTTCTTTTGCTTTAGGGCTTATTGGGCAGTCTTTTCCGTTTTTGATACCTATTATAATTTTTTTTGTTACGATGATTAGTGCTCAAGTTGTTAGGTATTTTAGCATAGGTGCTCCGGGTTTTTTCTTTTTTACATTTGCTGCAATTTTAGGGACTTATATACATTTTGATATTGAAGATTATCCATTTGCCATAGGACTTGTTGCCTTAGGCACTATGCTTGCCAATGTTATGGTATTGCTTTACTCTTTAGTTGTTATATATGTCTTTCATCATTCTCCCAAGCCAGTGCCAAAGCTTGGAGAGTTTGGATTTGGAGTTATTGTTATTGATCCAATAATTATTGCCTTTTTTGTTGCGTTTTCTATGTATTTGCAGAGCTTTTTTGAGCTTGATAGAGGATATTGGGTTGGAATCTCTTGTGCTGCAGTTTTAACCGCTGTTACATTTAAGCAAATATGGGTCAAGCAATTTCAAAGAATTCTAGGCACTATTGTAGGTGTTTGCTTTTCGTATTTTTTATTGCATTTTTCACTCCCTCCCATATATTTTGCTTTGCTTATGATGTTTTTTATG
It encodes:
- the fliQ gene encoding flagellar biosynthesis protein FliQ translates to MEAQLMNLAIETYKITLILSLPMLLVGLVVGLLISIFQATTQINEMTLTFVPKILAVIVVIIFTMPWMLNMLLDFTARIFNMMPTFIF
- the fabI gene encoding enoyl-ACP reductase FabI encodes the protein MIMQGKKGLIVGVANNKSIAYGITKACKEQGATIALTYLNEQLEKRVRPIAEEIGDSKYVYELDVSKKEHFEKLRQQIQKDFGKLDFIVHSVAFAPKDALDGSFLNTSKEAFNTAMGISVYSLIELCREFEPLLNDNASILTLSYLGSVKHVAHYNVMGVAKAALESSVRYLAHDLGARGIRVNAISAGPIKTLAASGIGDFRFILKWNELNSPLRKNVSIEEVGNSAMYLLSPLSSAVTGEIHYVDCGYNIMGMCAVEERDGKASMVWELDK
- a CDS encoding triose-phosphate isomerase; this translates as MKIIASNFKTNHTRKSTQEFITKLDESLSQDSNNRVFVFPPNTALLEDSFKNLTIGSQNAYPIESGSVTGEIGLNQLQEFNINTILIGHSERREIIKESQEICIEKFNFFKQYGFTIIYCIGENLKTKQNGLDSTLSFLESELLGIDINYDKLIIAYEPIWAIGTGVSATCSDIENVHSKLKQKLGKIPLLYGGSVKPDNTKDILSISGVDGILVGSASWELGSFCKILENSKEC
- a CDS encoding DUF1090 family protein is translated as MNKIVMTFTMSLLSLNAGNLCDIKTKIIEQKISIAKQSNLKYTKEKLTIALNNHLKYCNDKDIIENQQKTINKLKDKLEDKEYDLQKAKFKGKDMDKISKLEQKVLDIKRELNLEISILELLKKEVNENNSKQL
- a CDS encoding FUSC family protein; translation: MQYNKLIESVKLIFTWNKSDRLWQMPFFAGLGVGIILFIAGYFNRPDLGLVAIIGANIFLYVQDTPIYHKMVVCFCCAFGMTTSFALGLIGQSFPFLIPIIIFFVTMISAQVVRYFSIGAPGFFFFTFAAILGTYIHFDIEDYPFAIGLVALGTMLANVMVLLYSLVVIYVFHHSPKPVPKLGEFGFGVIVIDPIIIAFFVAFSMYLQSFFELDRGYWVGISCAAVLTAVTFKQIWVKQFQRILGTIVGVCFSYFLLHFSLPPIYFALLMMFFMFCGEFLVVRNYALAMVFLTPYSTYLAEVSSFMNYDPDLIIKSRVFDIVIGSLIGLLGGAFMHWSALRGVIDKVARRIVFRWIGRD